CACATCGGCTTGTCGAAGCGAATCAGGTGATCGGGAAAATTGTGCTCGAACCGTGAGGGAGATTCTCATTTTGCCTCGCGCAGAGGCGCAAAGGACGCAAAGAGAAGAATTTTGATGACTGAGAACGAGATCAGTAAGGTTGTCATCGGCTGCGCAATCGCGATTCATCGCGAACTTGGCCCTGGCCTTCTAGAAAGCGTCTACGAAGTCGTTTTAACCCGTGAGCTAAAAGAGCGACGCCTTGACGCGGAGCGGCAAGCGCCTGTCCACATCCAGTACCTGGATTGCAGTTTGACGCAGCGTTTAGAGCAGACATGGTGGTTGAAAACAAAGTCATCCTGGAACTCAAGTCCATTGAAAAGGTCAATCCGGCACACAAGAAGCAATTGCAAACATACGTCAAACTAACGGCTTCAAGCTCGGATTGTTGCTAAACTTCGGCGAGTCGTTGATGAAGCACGGTATTACGCGAATCGTCAACGGCCTCGATGAATCCTAACCTTTGCGCCTTTGCGCGAGGCAATCTCTTCCATCCATTTACACGCACAAATCCCGCGTGCTACAAAATCTGTAACGCCACAGCGGAGGTAACCCATGGCCCAGATCGTTTCGATCATCGGCATTACGCACAATCCGTTCATGCCGCGGCTCTTCCAACAGCCGCAGCAGCCGCCTGGCGCGGCCAAGGTCAAAGAGCGCATCGCGATGATGCGGCAAAAGCTTGCCGAGGCCAAAGTCGACGTGCTGGTCTGCATTGGCAACGATCATCTGCATCAGTTTTTCATGGACAACATGCCGGCCTTCATGATCGGCAAGATGGATCAATACGACGGCACGTTCCACGACGAAGAGCGCGAGTTTGGCATACCGAAGTGTAAGCTCATTGGCGATCTGGACACCTCCGACGCGATCATGGAAGGCGCCTTCGACCGCGGCGTCGACTTTTCCTATTCCAACGAGCTCACCATCGACCATTCCATTGTGGTCCCAATGATGTTTGTTCGTCCTGAGATGGACATTCCCATCGTGCCGATCCTCACCAACTGCATCGCGCCGCCGATGCCGCGCCCGCGGCGCTACTATGAAGTCGGCAAAGCGCTGCGCGCCGCCATCGACAGCCTGCCGACCAACAAGAGAATCGGCGTGCTGGTGAGCGGCCATCTGTCATTGGAAATCGGCGGCCCGAAAATGTTCGAGCCAAAATTTACTGATCCAAATTTCGACGCCAACGCCGTGGGTTGGATCGTCAACGGCAACATTGACGCGGCGGCGGATGCTTGCGCTCCAGATAAAGTGATCCAGTACGGCAATATGACCACCGGTTATCTCAATTTCATCATGATGATGGGCCTCGCCAACAGCACAAAGCCCTCCTATGCCGAAGGCCTCGACGCCGGCTGGCCGGCGATACCGTTTTTTAGCTATGAGAATCCCAAGTAGGTGGGTATGGATTTCAAAGTACTGACAACTGTCTTTACCTCGGTCTTCATCGCCGAGCTCGGCGACAAGACCCAGCTGGCAACCATGCTGTTCGCCTCTGACAAAGACATCAGCAAGCTAACCGTCTTTCTCGGCGCCGCCGCCGCACTGATTTTGACCTCCGCCATCGGCGTCGCAGCGGGCTCGGTTGTTTCGCAATATGTCAGCGAGAAGACATTGCAATATGTAGCCGGTATAGGATTTATCGCGATTGGCATCTGGACGCT
This portion of the Deltaproteobacteria bacterium genome encodes:
- a CDS encoding extradiol ring-cleavage dioxygenase, encoding MAQIVSIIGITHNPFMPRLFQQPQQPPGAAKVKERIAMMRQKLAEAKVDVLVCIGNDHLHQFFMDNMPAFMIGKMDQYDGTFHDEEREFGIPKCKLIGDLDTSDAIMEGAFDRGVDFSYSNELTIDHSIVVPMMFVRPEMDIPIVPILTNCIAPPMPRPRRYYEVGKALRAAIDSLPTNKRIGVLVSGHLSLEIGGPKMFEPKFTDPNFDANAVGWIVNGNIDAAADACAPDKVIQYGNMTTGYLNFIMMMGLANSTKPSYAEGLDAGWPAIPFFSYENPK
- a CDS encoding TMEM165/GDT1 family protein; its protein translation is MDFKVLTTVFTSVFIAELGDKTQLATMLFASDKDISKLTVFLGAAAALILTSAIGVAAGSVVSQYVSEKTLQYVAGIGFIAIGIWTLFKA